A single window of Salvia splendens isolate huo1 chromosome 8, SspV2, whole genome shotgun sequence DNA harbors:
- the LOC121743343 gene encoding growth-regulating factor 2-like produces MTSLEKVAANKSSTGDDVIRLKKLMSSHRRGEINPGRPLAGGGGGGPSSGGATEAVGHAYGDDVSSSSRLGGENFVTKSQSFDIFAAYSATPFKSPEEMAAAAAAFPFTFAQWKELERQAMIYKYMISSVPVPPDLLFPHSRNFPSDCPASLYNVRYSRNGDPEPGRCKRTDGKKWRCSRDVAPHQKYCERHLHRGRPRSRKPVEVKNSGQNLKKTRTEQSHVPPSTTVSVSAQQFAAGNDDSINKPLSVFNAKNDPSSYRGLNNRDLSLMMDGTDQRWQQQHFIESNMGFVNVGYSSSVYGSASLFNQDYVEPLNALSYSNFSAPEGFIDAWSMSNLDSISSGNAESSVTTNHGNLSPSLNLSIAMAAADQEMGSIEQGQRWINPLYWEPFARGGPLAEALQPGSVAISGCDSVSAPATNVSSPTGVLHRTLFSHSDGSVCSSPAPAAPASEIAFHRLN; encoded by the exons ATGACTAGTTTGGAAAAGGTAGCAGCTAATAAATCATCAACTGGCGATGATGTGATCCGATTGAAGAAGCTCATGAGCTCTCACCGCCGAGGAGAAATCAATCCGGGCCGACCGTTGGCtggaggcggtggtggtgggCCCAGCAGCGGCGGAGCTACCGAGGCGGTGGGCCATGCGTACGGTGATGATGTCTCATCATCCTCTCGCCTTGGTGGTGAAAATTTTGTTACTAAATCGCAGTCTTTCGACATCTTCGCTGCTTATTCCGCCACGCCCTTCAAATCCCCAG AAGAGATGgctgctgccgccgccgccttccCTTTCACATTCGCTCAATGGAAAGAGTTAGAGAGACAAGCAATGATTTACAAGTACATGATTTCGTCTGTGCCTGTCCCTCCCGACCTTCTCTTCCCACATTCAAGAAACTTCCCTTCCGATTGCCCTGCTTCAT TGTACAATGTGAGATATTCGAGGAATGGAGATCCGGAGCCGGGTAGATGTAAGAGAACAGATGGTAAGAAATGGAGGTGTTCGAGGGATGTGGCTCCCCACCAGAAATACTGTGAGCGCCACCTGCACAGGGGCCGCCCCCGTTCAAGAAAGCCTGTGGAAGTTAAAAACAGTGGCCAAAATCTCAAGAAAACTCGCACTGAGCAAAGCCATGTTCCTCCTAGTACTACTGTTTCTGTATCTGCTCAACAATTTGCTGCAGGGAATGATGATAGTATCAATAAGCCCCTTTCTGTTTTCAATGCTAAAAATGATCCCTCTTCTTACAGAGGACTTAATAATAG GGATTTGAGCTTGATGATGGATGGGACTGATCAGCGATGGCAGCAGCAGCATTTCATCGAATCGAATATGGGATTTGTGAATGTTGGCTACTCTTCCTCTGTTTATGGCTCAGCTTCCCTTTTCAATCAAGATTATGTAGAGCCATTGAATGCGTTATCCTATTCGAATTTCTCGGCCCCTGAAGGCTTCATCGATGCCTGGTCGATGAGCAATCTCGACAGCATCAGTAGCGGGAATGCTGAATCGTCCGTGACAACGAATCACGGGAACTTGTCCCCTTCGCTCAATCTGTCCATAGCCATGGCTGCTGCTGATCAAGAAATGGGAAGCATTGAGCAAGGTCAGAGATGGATCAACCCTCTCTATTGGGAGCCGTTCGCACGAGGAGGGCCTCTTGCTGAGGCCCTGCAGCCAGGATCAGTCGCCATCTCTGGCTGCGACTCAGTCAGTGCCCCCGCTACTAATGTCTCCTCGCCCACCGGGGTTCTCCATAGGACGTTGTTCTCGCACTCGGATGGCAGCGTCTGCAGTAGCCCGGCTCCTGCAGCTCCGGCATCAGAAATCGCGTTCCACCGGCTCAACTAG